Sequence from the Mytilus galloprovincialis chromosome 13, xbMytGall1.hap1.1, whole genome shotgun sequence genome:
catatgataaaaacacaatctttcaatcagtttaattgaagttgcgagctggcatgtcagttaactgctagtagtctgttgttatttatgtataattgtcattttgtttattttctctggttacatcttctgatatccgactcagatttctcttgaactgatttttttatgtgggtattgttatgcgtttacttttctacattggctagacgtatagggggagggttgagatctcataaacatgcttaaccccgccgcatgtttgcgcctatcccaagtcaggagtagCCTcaggcctttgtaagtcttgtattatttttaattttagtttcttgtggtcaatttggagttaagtatggcgttaattatcacttaactagtatatatatttggttAGGAgccatctgaaggacgcctccgggtgcgggaatttctcgctgcattgaaggcCTGTTGGTGACCtcctgttgttgtctgttctatggtcgggttgttgtctgtttgacacgttccccattttcattctcatttttatCAAAGAGCGCTGATGACTAAACATGATTTGAATGTTTCAATATCACACACtatatcaaccctcaaccaatacaTTTCCTCGAGCAAAACTCGTGTCGATATATTTGGTCTAGCGGATATATACAGATGTGATGACATGAccatttctttatacattttgtagtttgcTTATTTGTTAATATACGAGCACGTTATCggtatgttccttatgtcgtcaCAACAGTCCCATTCTctttttacgaatgtgacctaaacaaaattagactatttatcccTATATGTGACATTTTTACTAATCAGTAttgtgtctatttgttttgtttacacatcgttgtcaatataatcgaatgtgatgcgactgtcatacacgtcaggtttaactagctttaaaaccaggtgcAATCCACTATTGTCTACATTGAAAAAAACGTCTGTACAAAgcaagaaatatgacagttgttgtctatccatttaatgtgttttatctttatattttgccATGTTATTAGTGACTTTTCATTTCGAATTTTCCtcgaattcagtatttttgtgattttacttttaattgaaACTTTTTTGTAAAGCATGTTCTCAAGAGTATATGCAGCGaagaaaatgttgaaattgtCCAACTCAAATCCGAAATGAAAAATTTCCTTCACAGTGACTGTAAAATTTGTTagtcattttatttcaaattcatgACCTTGTGTACTAATTGACTAAATTTGGTTCATTGTAATAATAGCAAGCACTTATTTGCATATACATATTTGCTGCAGCATGTGGCAAACACAGATTTGGATATTAATGTTTGCTGCTGGCCTGCATCAAACACTTATTTATGGCAAATTGTGTGTTTCAGTAATGAATGGTGGGTGCGCTTGTGCAACCCTGTATCATATTAGGGAAGAGTTTGGTGTTCCAAAATATGTTCCAACACTGTCACATTCGGTATGTGTATGTCGAGGTCAGTGACCTGTAGTTCAGTAGTTGTCTTCGTTTTATGTTCATTATAAATCATTTGTTTATTGggtatttgtttacaaaattcaTGCCGTTGGTTGtcaagtttgaattgttttacaataaatTTGACATAATTTATAACTAACTATACGCGTAGCATTGATTTTACTAATTGTGAaaggccgtatgatgacctatCTAAAGTTTATTTACATCTCATTCATTTGTTCTCATGTGGATAGTTCTTTGTTTTACAAGCACACCTGTACGTCTTCTTTGTAACGTTATAATATTGGTTGAACgtgtattgttacaccactggCATGGGAACATTGCTCGCTTGATAGCAAGATGTACGATATGAATTATGCTCACTGTTGAAGAAGATCGCATAGAGAGCAGCTTAATTGCTTAAGTTACCTGAAGTGTTTGACCTAGGTTTTTAAtaaagatttgtctcattggaatGCATATAAAAGTCTCCCTATTTTATATCTAGAGTTAACAAAATCTTAGTATAAAGAATAAACAGTCATATTTATGTACTGATCAATCTGGTACAGAAATCAAACAATTCTTTTCTTTCTcatcataaatttttattaaattaaatatcaGCAATTGTTTTTTATTCCTTCATTATTGTCTTTGTCAATATTACAACTGCCCTCGCCAGTGACTCCGTCGAATGAATGGTTGCTATGGTACAAAGGTCGACTAGTACAAACTACTTTTTTGTCAGTTTCTTCATCATCCGATTGTTTTTCATACCGCCCTTGTTTCCGGTTAAGAATTAATGCGCATACAGAAAATGTCAGGACGATCGTGCCAAACACAGCACCAACTGTAAAAGCTACTATTGTCATAGTTCTCTTTTCAGAAATGTATTCACAGTTTCCTTCTGATAATATTATTctaaaaaacaagaaatacatatttatatcaaataatacAATTCAGtacgctttttttttattaagttttgaaTGTATTAATAAGTTAACTGTACCTAATCAGATTGTATTGTCGGAAGCCAAGGCCAGAGGAAACTTTTATGTTAAACACCAAAATAAGCAcgtacgtatatatatatatatatatatatatatacatgtatagtactaGTATATTCGTATATTTCACGAATGAAAGTCAGACTGCTATGTTTATGATGACAAGATAAGAATATGGTTAATGTATCCCCTTTTTATCAAAAGTACAATTATAGTAGTAATCTATTATAATATATTAGTACAACACATATCAAGCTGGGGATTCGTAGGCTTCAATTATAGTTTCCCCCTTATTCGGATACTACACACAAATAACCTTCCATCGAAACCTCCATATGTCGATATGTCTTTTCGTTAATTTCGATTATCGGGGTTTCAACTTCGTAAGTATATCGTCACTTGTCTCACGTTTTTGGAAAAGAGGAGgtcaaaatttgaaacataaattatgCACGAAACAGTCATTCAAAAGGGACACAACTCATCTTGTTCAATTAAAAGATGCAACGCGAagttatgcgtttactttctacattagctaggtataaggggagggttgagagctcataaacatgtttaaccccgccgcatttttgtgcctgtcccaagtcaggagcctctggcctttgttagtcttgtattatttttaactttagtttcttgtttataatttggagtttagtatggcgttcaatatcactgaagtagtatatatatttatcggcgttttgcatttgcgccgattttatgttttatttgcgccgatttttttacaggtaaattacaggtgaatataTAGAAGAAGAGGTGGAATGAGTGCAAATAAGTTTCATATGTCATTAAAGACCTCTCCCGTTAGACAGTtgtacaaatgttatgaattatAAATCCTAACATCTATATAACTGTTTTGAACTCTGAAAAGTATTGCAAAAAGGTTCAATTCCATGTGATGAATGATGAATTTAATAATGATAGAGCATTGCTCTGATTTAACTTCTGTTGGTGTAATGTATCACACAAGTTCCTAGTAGTTTTCTGCAGTAAACAATTAATTGGCTTAATGTTtctcttttttgaaaatttatcaatCCCAACTCTATTGATTACAGCCAGGGATGGACATCTAGTTTGAAAATGTTGAATGTTTTCTTCCTCAAGTTTGCATAGCAGACAATTTGGGTCTGTACTTCCTATATTAAATATATCTTCAGTTACTTGTAAAAGGTAGGTCTAAAATAGTGTATTCTAGCTTTTGTTATGTCTTTCTTTGTATTCCCTGGAATTTACATGTAAGTATTAACCTACCTGTAACTTACATGTAAATTTAAtaagaagaaaatataaaatcggcgcaaatgaaagaatgaaaattttcaaaatcggcgcaaatgtcatacacccatatttatttaggggccagctgaagaatgCCTCCGGGTGCAgaaatttcttgctgcattgaagacctattggtgaccttctgctgttttcaattatattgtcgggttgttgtctctttgacatattctcatttccattctcaattttaatatcaaCGTATTTACTTATATTGTGTTGCCATTTCTTTTAATACGTCATAATACTTTCCATCGGACAGATCAGATTCAATGATATCGTGGACTTGATCGATACAATCGTCTGTAAGAAACTTATTGGCAGTAGCTCCTGCTTCTGTGTATACCTACAAAAGATAAGTTGGAGAAAATGATACTGTAACTTCATTGTGTATTTTAGAAAATTGCATCATATATGAAAGGGGAGGTAAATCCtttatttaatgtttataatctcgattttgaagaaaatataatGTATTCAATACGTTTATTGTTCctcttctttcttctttttttttcgctTGAAACTAAAATTCATTGAATCATAAATAGCATGTTTGATTTATTTGTCAGATTTATTTGAACGAAACACGTTTTACTCAATGGCTTTGTTTTTCAATTCACAGTTAGTTGTTGAGTGATCGTATGTTTGAAAAGAATTCAGCTCAAGCAGGTGCTAGGTGCCGTCTTAAACTTGCAGTTAGGTGAGAAAGTTTTTCTATGTGCTCCGTTTAGGTGAGATAGTCTTTTTTTGTTTGATCCGAGCTGATTTTGAGATTAAGTTGGTACAACAATAAAAGCATTGTTTTTTTGCTTCTTTGTGGTTTTGCTGTGCAGATACTGATTTCGTATAATGAAAAGATTCCAGagatccttttttttatatttttaatagtgATAACTGGCACCCATTATGATCGATTATTTCAACAGCATTAAACGAGTCTGGGATCAGGTGAGGTACTCGCGCATATGTTTATTGTATTATGTTGCTGAGTAAAAGAAATTTATTAAGTTGATGCGgcaaatttgtaaatgatatCGCGATCTTACAGTTATTTCCTctctaaaatgtataaaatatttgtcactggacgctTACTACTCGATGATTTATTCATCAAACGAATTATATGTTATCTTATATTACCTTTCTGTCATCTTTTGATAGTAATATTACAATATCATTGTCACATTTCTGAAAATTCCAGCCATCTCGTATGAAGTGAATGAATTCCACCGCAGAATCTTTTAGACtcctgtaaataaatataaaacagttatataaataaaaagagatgTGGGATATATGTCAACGAGACAAGCCCTTAACTGCACACACAAACATGTGTGATTTCATAATGATTCTGCAATATCAGTTGTTTCGAGTTTCGAGTCTTGATCTCAGCTACGCCTCTTGCAAATAAAGATTACTTTGACCTTATAtatacatagagaataatacatggcaaaatccgtatcatatgtcgtatcatcccgagacatcaatatcagcccgagggcctttaggcccgagggatgatattggtcgagggtgatacggcatgtgatacggattttgccatgtattatacactttatcatatatttcaacagaagagtattatattatatgaactgttttctgatccatagcactgggttaccttcagttctacttttgtcttgttttaaaggccttaaaagaactgctcaattacttatccgaagcacctgggttaccttacaatttacgtgctgttgttttaaaaatattttgtttattattgtataattaatttgtgtgttttgtttttttcatagttgcatttagtgtgccaaaaaatatgaaaacttgacgttcgtgacgtcacatacaatatgaaaactcgacgttcgtgacgtcacataccaaacaatgacgtcattcaaaaaatttacctattttgaggaaaatttttctaaagcaaaaaaaaaaaccaaaactgactttatgtgaaaaaaaaaaaaaaaaagaagtaggggtgtgataaagggtatgcgataaagggtgcgcatcaaagttgcgcgatatggattaaacagcaggctatttatcacatatgcaaaactactgtatttactactaaacatatgataaatttaTATTCAACATGCTTTCAATCATTGATTCAgaaataatttttgtaaataagCTATATAAACATTATTGAAATATTTCTTGATTTCTGGTTGTGtcatttcattcatttattgTTGAGAGGTACGACTTAAAAAAGATATCCGGAAAGTTAAAAAATTTACTTTCTTTAAAGTATCGAACATACCATACATGTCTAAGATGCATGTTCATATCACCATTAGATATTGATCAAGGTCAGATATAAATGTAAACAGATATACTAGTATCGCCTGATTTTATGGTCAATACTGATAAATGCAggatatttatatacatttgatgGCATTGAACATTGGTACTATTAATGTATATCAGTCGTTTAACTgacaaaagggagataatcctgTTTTAATATCGATAATCACAATCAACCTTCAAGTTAGGTGACAGATAAagaccataggcggatccaaggggggggacCCGGCCctcccctttcgtgggaaaaatttggttgattatataggaaatcactgaagcatggaCTGgagctcccccccccccttttaggtcagtcagcgccccccccccctttaggtcaagttctggatccgccactgaagacAATAACCGAAAGAGTTGTGTCGAGTGCTTAGTGATCAGTACTTTTGTGTATATATAGCTCTTCCTGTTTTCAAGCATTTGTATACTTTTTACAGCTTTCATTttatgatgttttgtttttttttggtttgagcCTTCTTGATGTAGATAAATGAAGAAAAACTTTTTTGAACACACCAAAAGGAAAAAGTTCGTTTTAGGCCAAATATGGTTTTGCATTTCAGCTTTCTCATTAATTTCAAAATGGCCATAATTTTGTTATCAAATGGATCTTTTTCAAAAGCCTTTTcactaaaaaaaacaatttctttttttaagaatTCAAGATCTCTGAATCAAcacattttaaacatattgtcaaaatatgatgagtTTGTGCATTTTCGAAACTAAAATCTTGAGGAAACCCAAGGCCGCAAGGCCACACTTACAAATATTTTGGTTTGTCCAAAACAGGGGGAGGTAAGTACGcattttcgtttcttttttttcaaaaaagagaAATTAAAGTGTCAAAGGTTTTACTTTAAAGTCTCCATGCCAatctgattaaaaaatgttttggcaattttagacacatttttttctgcttgttgttcgatgtgagccaaggctccgtgttgaaggccgtacatt
This genomic interval carries:
- the LOC143056255 gene encoding uncharacterized protein LOC143056255, which encodes MYRHTKMSTCSKLCIYLTYISSVTITLSQTLNNSTNSKVNCAAEISHKEFWEKEDFPNPQINIDLCGRHCKTSWICDPNAVLSSQQADELDSIVNTVAESGKCSCQNCTSTDGYNISIALVSSLKPSIKSLKDSAVEFIHFIRDGWNFQKCDNDIVILLSKDDRKVYTEAGATANKFLTDDCIDQVHDIIESDLSDGKYYDVLKEMATQYKIILSEGNCEYISEKRTMTIVAFTVGAVFGTIVLTFSVCALILNRKQGRYEKQSDDEETDKKVVCTSRPLYHSNHSFDGVTGEGSCNIDKDNNEGIKNNC